From a single Vespula pensylvanica isolate Volc-1 chromosome 24, ASM1446617v1, whole genome shotgun sequence genomic region:
- the LOC122637047 gene encoding presequence protease, mitochondrial — MLNILKFSRQTYSQQQNFLQRLKRFYSANVKYETINYNRDVIHYPSDKFKKGTVLHGFIIDEVARIDEMYLTAVRLTHLSTGAQYVHLARDDSNNVFSIGFRTTPMDSTGLPHILEHTTLCGSERYPCRDPFFKMLRRSLATFMNAMTGPDYTIYPFSTQNLKDFRNLQSVYLDSVFKPNLRELDFRQEGWRLEHADVNDKNTPIIFKGVVFNEMKGVFNENQAILAERLLNSILPSHTYAIISGGDPLVIPNLKYSDLLNFHATYYHPSNARFYSYGNFPLEEHLKFINDRYLFLSDRIDTSGSQVPSEKRWDKPKYEHISCRPDPMIADPSRQGSIVIGHLCNDITDVQRTFEIYVLSQLLLKGPNSAFYKSLVESNISTGFGPITGYDAQCKDTMFVVSLQGVKLEDFSKVEQIFDETLQKVITEGFEKDHVEAILHGIELSIKHQTSNFGLHLLFNVTPLWNHNGDIIQSLRINEAVKKLINEMKENPQYLQNLVQNYLINNKHRLTLTMSPNERYDADKAAAEQELLTKKLKELSKEELDNVYKEGLMLLAEQEKKDDAEVLPTLRIQDLKEDVERYQLTNLNISGIPLQVSVQPTNGISYYRGILNTQKLSQELKNLLPLFNNIIAKMGTKNYDYRTFDQMIQLKTGGLNFMNHVAEHKSNVMEYEEGIMIESYCLDRNMNDMWKLWSELFNNVKLDDLQRFDTLVKMNAAHLVNGIADQGHIYAMSTANSLVSSVAKLKENLSGLQYVGRMKSIAQLQDLTPILHQMKEIAKHVLNKEHLRSAINLSSEHKESILERIGTFYESLKDNAKKPYIITSADDNNVEENSIHYVLPYTVNYSSKAILTVPYTNPEYAMLRVLSKLLTSIYLHPEIREKGGAYGGGATLTSAGIFTFYSYRDPNSTQTFDTFDRTYEFLKNYKLSQREIDEAKLGVFQQVDAPVSPGNRGMLKFTHNLTNDEIQAHREQLKCVTKEHIMEVAEKYLQLGQKNIKIGRALIGPSNDALLHRKIENWIIFNQEEEAEAEVAK; from the coding sequence atgttaaatatattaaaattttcacgtCAAACCTATTCACAACAACAGAACTTCTTGCAACGTTTAAAACGTTTTTACTCTGcaaatgtaaaatatgaaacaataaattataatagagATGTAATACATTACCCATCTGATAAATTCAAGAAAGGAACTGTCCTACATGGTTTTATAATAGATGAAGTTGCAAGAATAGATGAAATGTATCTTACTGCAGTAAGGTTGACTCATTTATCTACCGGAGCACAATATGTACACTTAGCCAGAGATGACAGTAACAATGTATTTTCTATTGGATTTCGCACGACACCTATGGATTCTACTGGTCTACCACATATACTAGAACATACAACTCTATGTGGCAGTGAAAGATACCCTTGTAGAGatccattttttaaaatgCTTAGAAGATCTTTAGCTACTTTCATGAATGCCATGACTGGTCCAGACTATACTATATATCCATTTTCAACACAAAATTTGAAAGACTTCAGGAATTTGCAATCAGTATACTTGGATTCTGTTTTTAAACCTAATCTTAGAGAATTGGATTTTCGACAAGAAGGATGGAGATTGGAACATGCTGATGTAAATGACAAAAATActcctattatttttaaaggagtagtttttaatgaaatgaaaggagTCTTTAATGAAAATCAAGCTATATTGGCTGAACGATTGTTAAATTCAATCCTACCAAGTCACACATATGCAATCATTTCTGGAGGAGACCCTCTCGTTATTcctaatttaaaatattctgaTCTCTTAAATTTTCATGCAACTTATTATCATCCTTCTAATGCACGATTTTATTCATATGGGAATTTTCCACTTGAAGAGCATTTAAAGTTCATCAATGATCGCTATCTTTTCTTATCAGACAGGATTGATACATCTGGATCACAAGTTCCTTCGGAAAAGCGATGGGATAAACCTAAATATGAACATATTTCCTGTAGACCAGATCCTATGATTGCAGATCCAAGTAGGCAAGGTTCTATTGTAATAGGACACTTATGTAATGATATAACTGATGTGCAAAgaacatttgaaatatatgtattgtcGCAATTATTGTTAAAAGGTCCAAATTCAGCATTTTACAAAAGCTTAGTAGAATCAAATATAAGTACCGGCTTCGGTCCGATAACTGGATATGATGCGCAGTGTAAAGATACCATGTTTGTTGTAAGTCTACAAGGTGTCAAGCTTGAAGATTTTTCTAAAGTAGAACAAATTTTTGACGAAACTTTGCAAAAAGTCATTACAGAAGGTTTTGAAAAAGATCACGTAGAGGCTATTCTACATGGTATCGAATTAAGTATAAAACATCAAACTTCAAACTTTGGATTACATCTTTTGTTTAATGTAACCCCATTATGGAATCATAATGGTGATATTATTCAATCACTGAGAATCAATGAAGCAGTTAAAAAGCTCATAAATGAAATGAAGGAGAATCctcaatatttacaaaatttagtgcagaattatttaataaacaacAAACATAGATTAACGTTAACAATGTCACCTAATGAGAGATATGATGCTGATAAAGCTGCTGCAGAACAAGaattgttaacaaaaaaattaaaggaactATCTAAAGAAGAGTTAGATAATGTTTATAAGGAAGGATTGATGTTACTAGCtgaacaggaaaaaaaagatgatgcAGAAGTTCTTCCTACTCTGAGAATACAAGACTTAAAAGAAGATGTAGAACGATatcaattaacaaatttaaatatctctgGTATTCCATTGCAAGTGAGTGTACAACCAACTAATGGAATTTCTTATTATCGTGGAATTCTTAATACACAGAAATTATCacaggaattaaaaaatttactaccactttttaacaatattattgccAAGATGGgtacaaaaaattatgattacaGAACTTTCGATCAAATGATACAGTTAAAAACTGGTGGcttaaattttatgaatcaTGTTGCTGAACATAAAAGTAATGTCATGGAATATGAAGAAGGTATTATGATAGAATCTTATTGTTTAGATCGAAACATGAATGATATGTGGAAATTATGGtcagaattatttaataatgtaaaattagaTGATCTTCAAAGATTTGACACATTAGTTAAAATGAATGCAGCACATTTAGTGAATGGAATTGCTGATCAAGGGCATATATATGCAATGAGTACTGCTAACAGCTTGGTTTCTTCAGTTGCTAaacttaaagaaaatttatctggATTACAGTATGTAGGAAGAATGAAGAGTATAGCACAACTTCAAGATTTAACTCCAATATTGCATCAAATGAAGGAAATTGCTAAAcatgttttaaataaagaacatTTAAGATCTGCTATTAATTTATCAAGTGAACATAAAGAAAGTATCTTAGAAAGGATCGGTACATTTTATGAATCATTAAAAGATAATGCAAAGAAGCCATATATTATTACGTCAgctgatgataataatgttgaagaaaattcaattcatTATGTTTTACCATACACAGTTAATTATTCTTCAAAAGCCATTTTAACAGTACCATATACAAATCCAGAATATGCCATGTTACGTGTACTCTCTAAACTTCTTACATCAATTTATTTGCATCCtgaaattcgagaaaaaggTGGAGCTTACGGTGGTGGAGCTACATTGACTTCTGCAGGAATATTTACATTCTATTCCTATCGAGATCCTAATTCTACTCAAACATTTGATACTTTTGATAGAACATATGAATTTCTTAAGAATTACAAATTGtctcaaagagaaatagatgaaGCAAAACTAGGAGTCTTCCAACAAGTTGATGCTCCAGTATCTCCAGGCAATCGCGGTATGCTTAAATTCACTCATAATCTTACCAATGACGAGATACAAGCACACAGAGAACAGTTAAAATGTGTAACTAAAGAACACATTATGGAAGTTGCTGAAAAATATCTACAATTaggacaaaaaaatattaaaattggtCGTGCACTTATTGGACCAAGCAATGATGCTTTATTGcatagaaaaattgaaaattggatcatttttaatcaagaagaagaagctgaaGCAGAAGTAGCTAAATAa